A genomic region of Alistipes megaguti contains the following coding sequences:
- a CDS encoding fibronectin type III domain-containing protein: MKRISVYLLISVLALGFSSCWTEDIPEAGAARPQVTNLTATPGDEEVYLSWETPEGWNPTDFIVYYTGSDSETITLRSGGNRSCTVGNLTNGTQYIFHVQAVYGELISNYVTITAKPSTSRFPITALTVSAGDGYVTLSWTEPATTVLSYTLSYYNEDTPENIQEQTIEKGTTSVTLDNLTNDKNYYISIVANYAKGASEATTAKAMPTLAIPYILDRETAAKNQPITFTFNTEGYPTATDVKWTFPGDVVKEGTVVEYGFGSTGTQTAKLSASIDGDLRTWTVEVEIREYVIYSSDWDISDSYNGFKGSCPVFSPDGRTVYNITFSNLTELVAFDLITGVEKWRYKPATPSGSYNPLTVNPKTGDIYFGTSSAGQFYAVSPEGHLLWTFTETQSMKSTAPAVNAAGTVVYICDASGNTFAIDAASGSKLWSFAAPAAGCGLLVNGNELVVGAGKNICFINASDGSEIARLTMAQTMTDISGFAVAADKTTAYIPNTGGYVSSIDLAQHKILVDGFLVGENTMYEPVVAPNGSVFIGSKDSHVYNVNASLTAVNWSHKHMDSNNAFNYSHPCVDSENRFYITSGQVGNTSYIFDANGSIIDQWSYEAGNDGQKQMGGNN, from the coding sequence ATGAAAAGAATAAGCGTTTATTTGTTGATTTCGGTACTGGCATTAGGATTTTCCTCCTGCTGGACCGAGGATATTCCCGAAGCGGGAGCCGCCCGCCCCCAGGTTACCAACCTTACGGCCACGCCGGGCGACGAAGAGGTTTACCTCTCCTGGGAGACTCCCGAAGGATGGAATCCGACGGACTTCATCGTCTATTACACCGGATCCGACTCGGAAACCATCACTCTGCGGAGCGGAGGCAACCGGAGCTGCACGGTCGGAAATCTGACCAACGGCACCCAGTATATTTTTCACGTACAGGCCGTCTACGGAGAGCTGATCTCGAATTACGTCACGATCACCGCCAAACCATCGACATCGCGGTTCCCGATCACGGCTCTCACTGTTTCTGCCGGCGACGGATATGTGACCCTCTCCTGGACGGAACCGGCAACGACTGTCCTGTCGTACACGCTGTCCTATTACAATGAGGATACGCCCGAGAATATCCAGGAGCAAACCATCGAAAAGGGAACGACCTCCGTCACGCTCGACAACCTGACCAACGACAAGAATTACTACATCTCAATCGTCGCCAACTACGCCAAGGGCGCTTCGGAAGCAACAACGGCCAAGGCCATGCCGACTCTTGCAATTCCCTACATACTCGACCGGGAAACTGCGGCCAAGAATCAGCCCATCACCTTCACATTCAATACGGAGGGATACCCCACGGCCACCGATGTGAAATGGACTTTCCCCGGCGACGTGGTCAAAGAGGGCACCGTCGTAGAGTATGGATTCGGATCAACCGGTACACAAACAGCCAAACTGAGTGCCTCGATCGACGGAGATCTCCGCACCTGGACCGTGGAGGTCGAAATCCGCGAATATGTTATCTACAGCTCCGACTGGGATATCAGTGACTCATACAACGGATTCAAAGGTTCATGCCCGGTATTTTCGCCCGACGGCAGGACGGTCTACAACATCACGTTCTCCAACCTCACCGAACTCGTGGCCTTCGACCTCATCACCGGAGTCGAGAAGTGGCGTTACAAGCCGGCCACCCCGTCAGGAAGCTATAACCCACTGACTGTCAATCCGAAGACCGGCGACATCTATTTCGGGACATCCTCGGCCGGACAGTTCTATGCCGTATCGCCCGAGGGCCATCTTCTGTGGACCTTTACCGAGACTCAATCAATGAAGAGTACGGCTCCGGCCGTCAATGCCGCCGGCACGGTCGTCTACATCTGCGACGCCTCGGGTAACACCTTCGCCATCGATGCCGCTTCGGGATCAAAACTGTGGAGCTTTGCCGCACCTGCAGCCGGTTGCGGCCTGCTAGTCAACGGGAACGAGCTGGTAGTGGGAGCGGGCAAGAACATCTGCTTCATCAATGCATCCGACGGAAGTGAGATCGCACGTTTGACCATGGCTCAAACCATGACCGATATTTCCGGCTTTGCCGTTGCCGCAGACAAGACCACCGCCTACATTCCGAACACGGGAGGATATGTCAGTTCGATTGATCTGGCACAGCATAAGATCCTCGTCGACGGGTTCCTCGTCGGAGAAAACACCATGTACGAGCCTGTAGTGGCCCCGAACGGTTCGGTATTCATCGGATCGAAGGACAGTCATGTCTACAACGTCAACGCCTCGCTGACGGCTGTCAACTGGTCTCACAAGCACATGGACTCCAACAATGCATTCAACTACTCGCACCCGTGTGTTGACTCGGAGAACCGATTCTATATCACATCCGGACAAGTCGGAAATACGAGTTATATCTTCGATGCAAACGGCAGCATCATCGATCAATGGAGCTACGAGGCCGGCAACGACGGTCAAAAACAAATGGGCGGCAATAATTAG
- a CDS encoding IS5 family transposase, which yields MIKNTNNSPSLFSNLSDMLNQSHPLYQLADKIDWGKFETAFQPLYCQDNGRPGKPIRLMCGLLILKHLRNLSDESLVEQWSENAYYQYFCGMQEFTPSAPCASSELVHFRKRIGEKGIELIFQESIRVNNDDDDGRHHDTAFIDSTVQEKNITYPTDPKLHKKIVKKVLGIVKKLGLPLRQSYTFVLKKIYRDQRFRNHPKNREKALRADRRLRTIAGRLVRELKRNLKENHDYDKLLRLFETVLSQRRNSRKKIYSIHEPDVQCISKGKEHKKYEFGNKVSIIRSATGIILGAISFRNEYDGHTIESSLAQVERLTGRKIKVLAGDRGYRGRKEINGTKIMIPDVPKKSDSRYQKLKKHKLFCKRAGIEPTIGHLKSDYRLGRNFYKGVVGDAVNVLLAAAAYNFKRAMKALWCMLHKICEILWKNDISQKWAF from the coding sequence ATGATTAAAAATACGAATAACAGTCCTTCTTTATTCAGCAACCTATCAGACATGCTGAACCAATCGCACCCGCTTTACCAATTGGCAGACAAAATAGATTGGGGAAAATTTGAAACGGCTTTTCAACCTTTGTATTGTCAGGATAACGGCCGTCCCGGCAAGCCAATCCGTTTAATGTGCGGTTTGCTTATCCTGAAACACCTTCGTAACCTGTCGGATGAGTCTTTGGTAGAGCAATGGAGCGAAAACGCTTATTATCAGTATTTCTGTGGCATGCAGGAGTTTACCCCGTCTGCCCCTTGTGCGTCTTCAGAACTGGTTCATTTCCGCAAACGTATCGGTGAAAAGGGAATTGAACTCATTTTCCAGGAAAGTATCCGTGTGAATAACGACGATGATGATGGCCGTCATCATGATACGGCTTTTATTGATTCCACAGTTCAGGAAAAGAACATCACTTACCCCACGGATCCAAAGTTGCATAAGAAGATCGTGAAGAAAGTTCTTGGCATTGTAAAAAAGCTGGGACTTCCCCTGCGCCAAAGCTACACCTTTGTGCTGAAGAAGATCTATCGTGACCAGCGTTTCCGGAACCATCCCAAAAACAGGGAAAAAGCTCTCAGGGCGGACAGGCGTTTACGTACAATAGCCGGAAGACTTGTCAGGGAACTGAAGCGTAATCTTAAAGAGAATCACGACTATGATAAATTGCTCAGACTCTTTGAAACCGTTCTGTCCCAAAGGCGGAACAGCCGGAAAAAGATTTATTCCATCCATGAGCCGGACGTGCAATGTATCAGCAAGGGTAAAGAACATAAAAAATATGAATTCGGCAACAAGGTGTCCATCATACGTTCTGCCACAGGAATTATTCTTGGAGCCATATCCTTTCGCAATGAATATGACGGTCATACCATCGAGTCTTCCTTGGCGCAGGTAGAACGGTTAACCGGAAGGAAGATTAAAGTGCTGGCTGGTGATAGAGGATACAGAGGCAGGAAGGAAATTAACGGGACGAAGATTATGATTCCCGATGTTCCCAAGAAATCAGACAGCCGTTATCAGAAGCTGAAAAAACATAAACTTTTCTGCAAACGTGCAGGTATAGAACCAACAATAGGTCACTTAAAGTCAGATTACCGATTGGGCCGCAACTTTTATAAAGGTGTGGTCGGGGATGCTGTGAACGTGCTACTGGCGGCAGCAGCCTATAACTTCAAAAGAGCCATGAAAGCTCTTTGGTGCATGCTTCATAAAATCTGCGAGATACTGTGGAAAAACGATATCTCGCAAAAATGGGCTTTTTAA
- a CDS encoding sugar phosphate isomerase/epimerase, translated as MKKLILLTWGLLAVAPIVLAKYPVGVSLGTVKTPNSENLARIKEAGVDYVEVTFNYFWRNAPENECYTRAYEVKKRIDEAGLKVWSCHLPFSRQLDISVLDPQQREENVLFMERMIRLAAIFDPQRLVLHPSSEPIADNERETRMQNSANSIGRLALAAKEIGVMLCIENLPRTCLGRNSDEILQLIANYPEVMVCFDSNHLLKEDHAHFFEQVGNRIGTIHASDYDRKDERHWLPGKGIIDWSDFLRKLKQSGYNGVFMYEIRSSEVDSIQQIVKAHHRIVLGKQK; from the coding sequence ATGAAAAAATTAATTTTATTAACATGGGGGCTTCTTGCCGTTGCCCCGATTGTTCTGGCCAAATATCCCGTCGGCGTATCTCTTGGAACAGTCAAAACGCCGAATAGTGAGAACCTTGCCCGAATCAAGGAGGCTGGAGTCGATTATGTGGAGGTGACCTTCAACTACTTCTGGCGCAACGCTCCCGAAAACGAATGTTACACCCGCGCATATGAAGTCAAAAAACGGATTGACGAGGCCGGTCTGAAAGTCTGGTCCTGCCATCTACCGTTCAGCCGTCAACTCGACATTTCCGTTCTTGACCCTCAACAGCGAGAAGAAAACGTGCTTTTCATGGAACGGATGATCCGCCTCGCGGCAATCTTTGATCCGCAACGATTGGTGCTGCACCCCAGTTCAGAGCCGATTGCCGATAATGAAAGGGAAACGCGAATGCAGAATTCAGCCAACTCTATCGGCCGCCTTGCCCTTGCAGCCAAAGAGATCGGCGTAATGCTTTGCATCGAGAATCTGCCGCGGACATGTTTGGGACGCAACTCGGATGAAATATTGCAACTGATTGCAAACTATCCCGAAGTAATGGTCTGCTTTGATTCAAACCATCTGCTCAAGGAGGATCACGCACACTTTTTCGAACAAGTAGGCAATCGCATCGGAACGATACACGCTTCGGATTACGATCGCAAAGATGAACGACATTGGCTTCCCGGGAAAGGGATCATAGACTGGTCCGATTTCCTGCGAAAGCTGAAACAGTCCGGATACAACGGGGTATTCATGTATGAGATCAGATCCAGCGAGGTCGACTCCATTCAACAGATCGTCAAGGCGCACCACAGAATCGTCCTCGGCAAACAAAAATAG
- a CDS encoding DUF6528 family protein — protein sequence MNLFNLRIMNTVQNQIIRNLLVGIGALLLAIGCSNDSTDSVRPFASKVSLTLSRYYNAQGTTTLPVWESSSQAGVYVPGSSVASYASPILPGSQTSLFLFSFEGPRQEVSTIVGFCPADAPVFCENGRLQTTIPTLQDGTVSPCLIGKSTGRLDSYEGCEMTLSQIFCVMYISVKKGDYAVREVTVKANGGEAIAGELSVGIDDWAASASEQTITVTLPEPLDCSQEAQIIPVMIAPVTLNKGYTATLTDTDGNSFAVSTNDPVELTAGGKYDTDEAASSYATELIFCGDNMIYMINADLADATGYKDAVTWSWDATTAATTLGLAASRCNHLDDCKPVNNGKQILATSSYHWCVLLDVETQQILFHTTSSSNAHSAEILPDDRIVVACSEGTGSTNNVLQLYNIASPNVIVDQVPLTSAHGVVWNEANQRLYAIGEQSLQVYSLKNWDTATPSLELEKTIQTPQNGLHDMTLVNSNTLCIAGKRAYLYDIGADRFTEMMLFSSSTSIKSLNYNDETGELWYTDATHPEGSQSWSTQTIRYATDMNASSETRTIKVPDLDMYKVRVMNW from the coding sequence ATGAATTTATTCAATCTCCGCATCATGAATACAGTTCAAAACCAAATCATCCGGAATCTCCTCGTCGGAATCGGGGCATTGCTGTTGGCCATCGGTTGTTCAAACGATTCCACTGATTCCGTTCGGCCCTTCGCATCGAAAGTCTCCCTGACGCTCTCAAGGTATTACAACGCACAGGGGACCACTACATTGCCCGTATGGGAAAGTTCCTCGCAGGCCGGAGTGTACGTACCCGGTTCCTCGGTCGCCTCCTATGCTTCGCCTATTCTGCCGGGATCCCAGACCTCGCTCTTTCTGTTCTCATTCGAGGGTCCACGACAGGAGGTCTCAACCATTGTCGGTTTCTGTCCGGCCGATGCTCCGGTTTTCTGCGAAAACGGACGGCTGCAAACAACCATACCCACACTACAGGACGGCACTGTTTCGCCTTGTCTGATCGGGAAATCGACCGGTCGCCTCGACAGTTACGAAGGGTGTGAGATGACATTGTCGCAAATTTTCTGCGTCATGTATATCAGTGTCAAAAAGGGGGACTATGCCGTTCGGGAAGTTACCGTAAAAGCCAACGGCGGAGAAGCGATCGCCGGGGAACTCTCGGTCGGGATCGACGATTGGGCGGCTTCGGCCTCGGAACAGACCATCACCGTGACGCTTCCCGAACCACTCGATTGCTCGCAGGAGGCACAAATTATTCCGGTAATGATTGCCCCCGTCACGCTGAACAAAGGCTATACGGCAACCCTGACCGACACGGACGGCAATTCGTTTGCGGTGTCGACAAATGATCCTGTCGAACTGACGGCCGGAGGCAAATACGACACGGATGAGGCGGCGTCGAGTTATGCGACCGAATTAATTTTCTGCGGCGACAACATGATCTACATGATCAATGCGGATTTGGCCGATGCTACCGGATACAAGGATGCTGTCACCTGGAGCTGGGATGCCACCACGGCGGCAACGACTCTGGGATTGGCGGCCTCGCGTTGCAACCATCTCGACGATTGCAAGCCGGTAAACAACGGCAAGCAGATTTTAGCCACGAGCTCCTACCACTGGTGCGTGCTGCTCGATGTTGAAACACAGCAGATCCTTTTCCACACAACATCCTCATCCAATGCTCACTCGGCCGAGATCTTGCCCGACGACCGAATCGTCGTGGCTTGTTCCGAGGGAACCGGATCAACAAACAACGTCCTCCAGCTCTACAACATCGCATCCCCCAACGTAATTGTTGATCAGGTCCCGTTGACTTCGGCTCACGGCGTCGTGTGGAACGAAGCCAACCAACGGCTTTATGCCATAGGCGAACAAAGCCTGCAAGTATATAGCCTGAAGAATTGGGATACGGCAACCCCTTCACTCGAATTGGAAAAAACCATCCAGACGCCTCAAAACGGACTGCATGATATGACCCTGGTCAATTCGAATACACTCTGCATCGCAGGGAAACGGGCCTATCTGTATGACATCGGAGCAGACCGATTCACCGAAATGATGCTTTTCTCCTCTTCCACGTCGATCAAATCCCTCAACTACAATGATGAAACGGGAGAACTGTGGTATACCGACGCGACCCATCCCGAAGGTTCACAGAGCTGGTCGACGCAGACCATCCGCTACGCCACGGACATGAATGCCTCGTCCGAAACCCGAACCATCAAGGTTCCGGATCTCGACATGTACAAGGTACGAGTCATGAACTGGTAA
- a CDS encoding glycerophosphodiester phosphodiesterase family protein, translated as MKKLPFLLSILLLSAACTQRPSPETDNRAATIVTELHNPTSKRVLVASHRGDWRNYPENSLAAIESVIRMGADIVEIDLALTADSILVLCHDRTLNRTTTGKGYVKDVTLDSIRRCFLKSGHGVVTTHRMPTLREALEICKDRIVVNIDKGYQYYDLVQRLSEELGVTEQLLIKGKSPVGDVTEKFSRYEHNMMYMPIIDILKPQGEKLFAEYREQGVVPIAYEVCWSEETPQVTTCMETIVKSGSKLWVNSLWPSLCGGLCDDAAFEGDPGAVYGRLVEMGATLIQTDRPELLLAYLRARGLHD; from the coding sequence ATGAAAAAACTGCCCTTTCTTTTATCCATCCTGCTTTTATCGGCCGCCTGCACGCAACGTCCTTCCCCCGAAACAGACAACCGTGCCGCTACGATCGTCACCGAATTGCACAACCCGACCTCGAAACGGGTACTTGTCGCCAGTCACCGCGGTGATTGGCGCAATTATCCCGAGAATTCCCTGGCCGCCATCGAATCGGTCATCCGCATGGGGGCCGACATCGTGGAAATCGACCTGGCCCTGACGGCCGACAGCATACTGGTCCTGTGCCACGACCGGACATTGAATCGAACGACCACTGGAAAAGGATATGTCAAAGATGTAACACTCGACTCCATCCGGCGGTGTTTCCTAAAGTCGGGACACGGCGTAGTCACGACACACCGGATGCCGACTCTTCGCGAAGCGCTGGAAATCTGCAAGGATCGTATTGTCGTAAACATCGACAAGGGTTACCAGTACTACGATCTGGTGCAACGGCTTTCCGAAGAACTGGGTGTTACGGAACAACTGCTAATCAAGGGGAAAAGCCCGGTTGGCGATGTAACGGAGAAATTTTCCCGCTATGAACACAACATGATGTATATGCCAATCATCGACATTCTCAAACCGCAGGGAGAGAAACTTTTTGCCGAATACCGCGAGCAGGGGGTCGTTCCGATCGCCTACGAAGTGTGCTGGTCGGAAGAGACTCCTCAGGTAACGACGTGCATGGAGACCATTGTGAAAAGCGGCTCCAAATTATGGGTCAACTCACTCTGGCCCTCGCTTTGCGGCGGGTTGTGTGATGATGCGGCATTTGAAGGAGATCCCGGAGCCGTCTATGGCCGGCTCGTGGAGATGGGGGCCACCCTGATTCAAACCGACCGTCCGGAACTGTTGCTCGCGTATCTCCGCGCCCGGGGTCTCCATGACTAA
- a CDS encoding MFS transporter translates to MNRIKEFYRISAPAPRQEEDASVQEKRYRKLRLQTFAAATLGYSLYYVCRTSLNVMKKPILDSGALDASQLGVIGSALLFTYAIGKFVNGFIADYCNIKRFMVTGLIISTAANALMGLLGVAHSLVPSAVIFTIFAVLWGMNGWSQSMGAPPAIISLSRWFPLKERGTYYGFFSASHNLGEFFSFLFVGSIVTFAGWQVGFFGSATAGLLGVFIILVWLHDTPESKGLPSVETLAHEAPASNADKSIREIQRAVLKMPAVWILAAASAFMYISRYAINGWGVLFLQEEKGFSDVEAISIVSINALLGIFGTVLSGWFSDKLFKGDRNTPALIFGIMNTVALVLFLYGGKAIWVNILSMILFGIAIGVLICFLGGLMAVDIVPRKATGAALGVVGITSYIAAGIQDVASGWLIDSNITLSADGSSIYDFQPVSIFWIAASIISFLLPLFNRKHAQSLL, encoded by the coding sequence ATGAATCGAATCAAGGAGTTTTACCGAATCAGCGCTCCGGCTCCCAGGCAGGAGGAAGATGCGTCCGTACAAGAAAAACGCTACCGGAAGTTGCGGCTGCAGACTTTCGCCGCCGCAACCCTCGGGTACAGTCTCTATTATGTCTGCCGAACCAGTCTTAACGTGATGAAAAAACCGATTCTCGACAGCGGAGCTCTCGATGCCTCGCAGTTGGGAGTCATCGGTTCGGCATTGCTGTTCACCTATGCCATCGGAAAATTCGTCAACGGATTTATTGCCGATTACTGCAACATCAAGCGATTCATGGTCACGGGGTTGATTATCTCAACGGCAGCCAATGCCCTGATGGGATTGTTGGGAGTCGCTCATTCTCTTGTGCCCTCGGCCGTAATTTTTACGATTTTCGCCGTGTTGTGGGGGATGAACGGATGGTCGCAGTCGATGGGGGCCCCTCCTGCCATTATTTCGCTGTCGCGCTGGTTTCCGCTCAAGGAGCGCGGAACCTATTACGGGTTCTTCTCCGCAAGCCATAACCTCGGAGAATTTTTTTCGTTTCTTTTTGTCGGTTCGATCGTAACCTTTGCCGGTTGGCAGGTTGGTTTCTTCGGTTCGGCGACGGCCGGCTTGTTGGGAGTGTTCATCATTCTGGTCTGGCTGCACGATACCCCCGAGTCCAAAGGTTTGCCGAGCGTCGAAACCCTGGCCCATGAGGCCCCTGCGAGCAACGCCGACAAATCGATCAGGGAGATTCAACGGGCCGTGTTGAAAATGCCTGCCGTATGGATCCTGGCCGCAGCAAGCGCCTTCATGTATATATCACGCTACGCGATCAACGGTTGGGGCGTTCTCTTTCTTCAGGAAGAGAAGGGATTCTCGGATGTAGAAGCCATATCGATCGTATCCATCAATGCTCTTTTGGGAATCTTCGGAACCGTACTTTCGGGATGGTTCTCGGACAAACTCTTTAAAGGGGATCGAAATACCCCTGCACTGATTTTCGGCATCATGAACACGGTCGCTCTCGTTCTGTTTCTTTACGGGGGTAAAGCCATATGGGTGAATATTCTGTCCATGATTCTGTTCGGCATTGCCATTGGCGTGCTGATTTGTTTTCTCGGAGGTCTGATGGCTGTGGATATCGTACCGCGCAAAGCGACAGGAGCGGCATTGGGAGTAGTCGGAATCACCAGTTACATTGCTGCCGGGATTCAGGATGTTGCGTCAGGATGGCTAATTGACTCAAATATTACTTTGTCTGCCGATGGGTCTTCCATCTATGACTTCCAGCCAGTCTCTATTTTTTGGATTGCAGCTTCCATAATCTCTTTTTTATTACCCTTGTTCAATAGAAAGCACGCTCAATCTCTTCTGTGA
- a CDS encoding site-specific integrase, producing the protein MLPRTTFSVVFFCKKTKVTKKGKAPIYARITTTGQSTEVYTQCQIEPERWNQRLERSLYKDEVDQQINRIVASYRASILAAYDRLIQENRTPTCFAVKQLLGSASSSRMLLAEFGKYCEKRQQEVGTRITQLTANKYHRLLRYMTEYIRQVYGKEDLPLETVDYAYVDGLNTYMQTAYNCHNNGAVNLLCCLKNFLLYAVRNEWIEKNPFRYYKMKIDKTNVKVPLTKAELDLLLKRPMPNERLDRIRDVFCFCALTGLAFTDVDHLRREHFTTDEEGQLWIHKPREKTSVMSRVPVLPQAAALLEKYCDDANCRARGKLLPVPSNTKMNAYLKEIADICQIHKHLTTHLARHTFATLAIEYGMPIDIIAKILGHTNTNMTRRYAKISEANISREMRRIGKVLTA; encoded by the coding sequence ATGTTGCCACGAACCACCTTCAGCGTTGTCTTCTTCTGCAAGAAAACCAAAGTCACGAAAAAGGGCAAGGCCCCGATCTATGCCCGCATCACCACGACCGGCCAGTCGACCGAAGTCTATACACAATGCCAGATCGAGCCGGAACGCTGGAACCAGCGCCTCGAACGCTCGCTCTACAAGGATGAGGTCGACCAGCAGATCAATCGCATCGTTGCCAGTTACCGGGCCTCGATCCTTGCCGCCTACGACCGCCTGATCCAGGAGAACAGGACGCCGACCTGCTTTGCCGTCAAACAGCTGCTGGGATCGGCCTCTTCGAGTCGGATGCTGCTGGCAGAGTTCGGCAAATACTGCGAGAAACGCCAGCAGGAGGTTGGCACCCGGATCACGCAGCTCACGGCCAACAAGTACCACCGCCTGCTGCGCTACATGACCGAATATATCCGGCAGGTGTATGGCAAGGAGGATCTCCCGCTGGAGACGGTCGACTACGCCTACGTCGATGGACTGAATACCTACATGCAGACGGCCTACAACTGCCACAACAACGGAGCAGTCAATCTGCTCTGCTGTTTGAAGAATTTCCTGCTCTATGCCGTCCGCAACGAATGGATCGAGAAGAATCCCTTCCGCTACTACAAGATGAAGATCGACAAGACGAACGTCAAGGTGCCGCTGACGAAAGCGGAACTGGATCTGCTGCTAAAGCGGCCGATGCCCAACGAGAGGCTGGACCGCATCCGGGATGTCTTCTGCTTCTGCGCGCTGACGGGACTGGCCTTCACGGATGTCGACCACCTGCGGCGGGAACACTTCACGACGGACGAGGAGGGACAGCTGTGGATCCATAAGCCGCGGGAGAAGACCTCGGTGATGAGCCGTGTTCCGGTGCTTCCGCAGGCGGCGGCCCTGCTGGAGAAGTACTGCGACGATGCCAACTGTCGGGCGCGGGGCAAGCTGCTGCCGGTCCCGTCGAATACGAAGATGAACGCCTACCTGAAGGAAATAGCGGATATTTGCCAGATCCACAAGCATCTGACCACGCACCTGGCGCGCCACACGTTTGCCACGCTGGCGATTGAATACGGGATGCCGATCGACATCATCGCCAAGATTCTGGGCCATACGAATACGAACATGACCCGGCGCTACGCGAAGATCTCCGAGGCGAATATCAGCCGAGAGATGCGTCGTATCGGCAAGGTCCTGACGGCATAA